TCAACTCCTGCTTTAATGTCTGATTGATGTGGCAAAAAATAAGATACGGTAATACCCACGTTAAAACCAGTGATCTTAGATGATTTAGGGAGTTGTGATGGATCGGTCAAAGTAATGTTGTAGTCTGAGTAAGCAATAATCCCTTCAATGGTTGTTGGAACACCCGGCGTAAGAATGAGAAAATTACTGCCTGCACCATGAGCTTTCCAATTAAAATGTGCTACTCCTTGGTAATTAGCTTCATCGAGAAACTGAAAACCAAATAGATTGAGTTTGGATCCATTATCTGCCTGAAAATTTATTTTTCCATATATGTCCCTAAAGTTAAAAGGTAAACCGGCAGTATCTACGTATCGATAAACAACCGGAGAGGTTTCACCTAAAAATGAATTTTTACCGGCAAGGAGTAAAGTAATAGCACTTCCAGAATTTTCTTTAGCTTTTTTGATGGGTCCTTCAAAAACGGTGTTTATACCAAAAGGACTTCCGGATATAAGACCACTCCATCTTTTTTTATTACCATCACGAGTAGTAATATCCATAATAGAAGAAATTCGACCCCCATATTGAGCTCCAAAACCACCGGTATATACGTCAACGTTTCTTATAATCTCTGTTTCGAAAACGGAAAAGAGACCAATGCTATGGAAAGGATTATAAATAACCATGCCATCCAATAATACTTTGTTTTGAATAGTAGAACCTCCACGGATATAAAGTTGACCACCTTGATCGCCTGTAGTAATGATTCCAGGAATGTTGGTCAGATACTGTACAAGATCAGGAGAACCAAAGGTGGGAATTTGAGTGATCTGTATAGGAGTTATTTTTTCGATGCTAACTTGAGTTTTAGTCGAATCACGAACTCTTGATGCAGTAATTTCAACTGTTTTTAAAATTTTGCTTGATTTTTCAAGAAAATATTTTTTATTAAGAAAGTCATTTGGTTGAAGAACGATATTTTCTCGAATAGTGTCGTAGCCAAGAAAAGTGACAATGATGGTATAGGACCCGGGTTTTATTTGTGTAATGGCAAAATAGCCATTCAAATCGGTGGCTGAGCCGTAATTTGTACCTTTTAGATAGACGTTGGCAAAACCGATAGGTTCTCCCGTGCTTTTATCATAAACAAAACCTCGTATAGTGGCATTTTGTGCAAATATCCAATGTGCCAGGAATATGAAAATTGTTTTAAAACAAACTTTTAACATAACAACGGCGTCTTTTATGTTGAATGTGAGAATAGTTTTTCCAAGTTTGAATAGCTTTCTGATTGGTTTCGAAGATCCCAGTGGTTTCTACGTATTTAACACCATACTTAATGGCAACTTTATGCAACTCATACATAAGCAATGAAGGTACACCTTGTCGCTGAAGTTCGGGTTCTACAGCTGTCAAAAGTAAATCAATTACTTTTGGATGCTTGAGAGCACGCATGATGTGAAAGATCCCGAAAGGTAGAAGCCTACCACGAGCTTTTTGCATAGCTTCGGATAGGCTGGGAAGTCCAATGATAAATCCTCTGATATCATCGTTTTTGTCGACAATGACTTTAACAAATTTTGGATTAAGTATAGAAAAGTATTTGTTTGTATAAAAACGAGCTGTTTCTTCGTCGAAAGGAACGACATAGGGTAATTCATCGAATGCCTTGTTCAATATGGGAAAAATTCTTGCAGCATATTGTTTCATTTCCTTTCTAGAGTTAAAATGAACAACACGTAGCCCGAAACGTTCTTTGACCAATTCGACGAGACGTGTAACTTTTTCAGGAATTACAGGATCTACATCGAGTCTAAATTCAACCCAGTCAATTTCTTTCTTGTAGCCAGCAGCTTCGATTAAATCGCTATAATAAGGAAGATGGTAGACAGAAGCTATGGATGGCAACTGATCGAATCCCTCAATGAGTAAACCTTGCAGATCTAGGTTAGTAAACCCTAAAGGACCGTGTACGTATTTCATGCCCCTTTCTCTGAGCCAATTTTCAGCAGTTTGAAACAAAGAAAGAGAAATTTCTCTGTCGTTGATGCATTCAAAACGACTAAATCGGCCATATGGTTGACCAGTTTTCTGGTTATACGCATGATTAATGATTGCTGTAATCCTTCCAACTGTTTTACCATCTTTTACTGCTATCCAATGAGCAGCATCACAGAACTTGAGTGCAGGGTTGGTCGTGGGTTCAAAGATTTTAAATTCATCTGCCTTGATGGGGGGAATCCAATATGGATTGCCTTTGTAAATTTGAAAAGGGAGTGTAACATATTTTCTTTTTTCTTGTTGTGTTCGTACGGGTAAGACTTCAATCATAACGAAACTAATTTATAAATTAGATCGATAAGCATCGCAGGAGTTGAATTTGCTTCTACTCCTTTGAAGGCTAAATCGTATTGTTTGAGAAGTTTTATCGCTTTCATGACATTGGCAAAATTATAATTTTTTATACCTATATCGTAAATAAATAGCAAATTTTTAAATATGCCAAGATCAGCTGCGATCTTTGATTTATCGTTGATTTTGTTTTTCAAAGTATGATAAAGAAATAATTTTTCAAAAAAAGAACTTATTAATGGTAACAGAAGAAAAACAGAAGTATCCTTTTGTTTTCCTTCATTTTTGGCAAAGTAAATTGCAATTCTAAGAGCTTGGTTTTTATCTTTTTTGGCAATGGCATTGATCAATTCGTACGAATTATATTTTCTTGAAATACCTATTTGTTCTTCGATGGTTTTCATGTCGATGATGGTCGTTTGTTTATTATCAGAGAGATAGATGAAAAGTTTGTTCAATTCATTTATGATTTTACTGAGTTCGTAACCAAGGGAAAAAATTAAAATTTGAGCAGTTTCTTTACTCATGACAAAACCATGTCGGAGGACGTATTCCATAATCCACTTAGCGAGTTCTTGTTCTTTGAGAGGATAAGATTGAAAACCAACAACTTGTTGGGATGTTTCAATTAATTTTAACCAATTTTTTGGGGGTAATTCCTTTGATGTAATTAAAAGTATATTGGACGACACGGGTTGCATCGCATATTCTTCGAGTTTTTTCCACGTACGAATATCCATCTCCTGGGCCTCTCTGATATGATAGATGTTATATAAATTAAACATGGGAATCATGTTTAAGGATGCTAAAACTTCGTCGGCTTTAACATCTTTGCCATACAAAATATGCAGGCTATAATCTCTTTCTTCTGGTGGAAGAGTATGTTGTATGATTTGTTCGGTTAAATAATCAATAAAATAAGACTCTTCACCGTAAAACAGGTAAACTGGATAAAATATTTTCTGAGATATTTTGTCTACGATGGCGGAGAAACTTTCTTTCATGATTAACTTTCATCAAATAAGAGGTGTTTAACGGAACGTCCATGGTTTTTAAGTTCAAGTAACGCGTTGATGCCGATTTCAAGATGATCTTGAACATAAAGTTCGTTCACTTTTCTGTCGCTTTCTTCAGTTTTAACTCCTTCTGAAATCATGGGCTGATCTGAAACAAGGAGCAATGCACCTGTTGGAATACGGTTATAAAAACCAATGGTAAATAATGTTGCTGTTTCCATATCAATGGCCATGACACGAAGCTTTTGCAGATATGCTTTAAATTCTTCATCATGTTCCCAGACTCGTCGATTGGTAGTGTAAACGGTACCTGTCCAATAGTCGCGAGCATAATCGCGAATAGCAGATGATACAACTCGTTGGAGTGCAAAAGCCGGTAGCGCTGGAACTTCCGGCGGGAAATATTCATTGGAAGTACCTTCTTTACGAATAGCAGCAATGGGAAGTATAAAGTCACCAACTTTGGTGTTTTTTTTCAATCCTCCGCATTTGCCAAGAAAAAGGACAGCTTTTGGTTCAACAGCACTGAGGAGGTCCATAATGGTAGCTGCATTGGCACTTCCCATTCCAAAGTTAATGATGGTAATGTCTTCGGTACCTGCATTAGGCATATTGCGATGAAGACCTATGATTGGGACATTAAATTTTTGAGCAAACATTTCCACATAATAAGAAAAATTGACCAGAAGAATATATTTTGCAAATTCGTTCAATCGACGTCCAGTATAACGTGGCAGCCAATTTCTGACAATATCTTCTTTTTTCATTCTTTATTTTTGCAAAGTTAAGGATTTTAAAGGGATGAACATTCTTTTGCCTTTTCCTCCTCATACTTTGAGAGTTCGTTCTTTGCCAAAAGGTGATGAAGTTTTTGACATTTTCCGTAAAAAATGGGTTCGACTAACAACGGAGGAATACATCAGACAGCAATTTTTACATCATATGTTATATTGTCTCGGTTATCCTCAAACCTCTATTGCGGTAGAAAAAACTATTCAATACCATAAAATGATAAAACGCTTCGATGCTTTGATTGTGGGGAAGAATAATTATTTAATGTTACTTGAATTTAAAAGACCTGAAATAGTGCTTAACGAAAATGTTATATTACAAGCTTCGGCATATGCTCATGTCTTGGCAGTTCGTAGTATTTTCGTTACGAACGGAATTCAGCAGTTTTTTCTTGCTTATTCGAAGGATGGTAATTGCCAAATTTATCATCATTTGCCATCGTATGATGATCTAATTCATTCGATTTGAATGCTTTATTTCTATTGACGTATGATGATTTCAAAAAAATTGTTGAAATTTGCATGAGAGAATTATTGGCTCCGTAGTTCAATTGGATAGAATGGCAGATTCCGGGTCTGTTGGTTGGGGGTTCGAGTCCCCCCGGAGTCACGTCGCAATAAATCTACAATGAAAAGAATTAAAATAAAGGAACTCTTAGAAAACTATTCTCTTTGGTTTCACAGAGAAGTGACCATCAAGGGATGGATTCGAACCAGACGAGAAAGCAAAAATGTTGTTTTTTTGGCAGTTAACGATGGTAGTACTATTCATTCATTGCAGTGCGTTTTTTTGCCTACTCAATTTCCAGAAGATTTTATTAAAAAGTTAACCACTGGTTCTGGATTACGTGTAACTGGTCAATTGATCCCCTCACCAGGATCAGCTCAACCTTGTGAGATTAAGGTTGATGAGATTGAGCTCTATGGAACTGCACCAGCAGATGAATACCCTTTGCAAAAAAAAGGTCATACGCTTGAATTTTTGAGAGAAATAGCTCATCTTAGACCTAGAACCAATACGTTTGGGGCCGTTTTTCGCATTCGACATCATGTTTCATTTGCTATCCACAAATATTTTAACGATAAAGGTTTTTTCTACTTTCATACTCCTATCATAACTGGTAGTGATTGTGAAGGAGCTGGAGCAATGTTTCGGGTGACAACACTCCCACTGGACGACCTTCCTCGCAATGAAGAGGGGAAAATTGATTTTTCTGAAGATTTTTTTGGAAAAGAAACCAAATTGACCGTTTCTGGGCAATTGGAAGGTGAGCTGGGGGCTCTTGCCCTTGGTGAAATCTATACATTTGGGCCTACTTTTCGAGCAGAGAACAGTAATACTCCACGACATCTTTCCGAATTTTGGATGATCGAACCAGAGATGGCCTTTTATGATCTCGAAGACAACATGAATCTAGCAGAGGATTTTCTTAAGTTTTTGGTGAGTTACACATTAGAAACTTGTGGTGACGATTTGGCTTTTTTGCAGAAAATGTACGATGCAGAATTGTTTGATAGATTACAAAATGTAATTAAAAATTCTTTTGTACGTATTACTTACACGGAAGCCATAAAGATTTTAGAGCAAAGTCAACAGCCTTTTGAATTTCCTATTTACTGGGGGGCTGATCTGCAATCGGAGCACGAGAGATTTCTCGTTGAAAAATATTTTAAATCACCTGTCATACTCACCGACTATCCTAAAGAAATCAAGGCTTTTTATATGAAACTCAACGATGATGGAAAAACAGTTAGAGCTATGGATATTCTTTTTCCACGAATTGGAGAAATTATTGGAGGTAGCCAACGAGAGGATGATTACGAAAAACTACTGCAAAGAGTAAAAGAAATGCATATCCCCGAAAAAGATGTATGGTGGTACCTAGAGACTCGCAAGTTTGGAAGCGTACCTCATAGTGGCTTTGGACTTGGCCTCGAAAGGTTTCTTCTCTTTGTTACTGGAATGTCTAATATTCGTGATGTCATTCCTTTTCCCAGAACGCCACACAATGCAGAATTTTAATCCCTTTAGATTATGAACTCAAAAATGAGTTTAAAACAACAACAAAAATTAGTTCAAAAGCTCTCACCTCAGCAAATTCAGATATTGAAACTTATTCAGATTCCTGCCATTGCTCTAGAACAACGAATAAAACAGGAAATAGAAGAAAATCCAGCGCTGGAGGAAGTATCTTTTGATGTTGACAATAATACTGATGCCGATTATGATTATAGCTCCTCTATAGATGAATCGTTAGACAGAGAAGACTCAAATGACGAAGCTGCTGATGAATACGATCAAGAATCTCGTGAGGATTTTAATGATAACGAGATAGATATTTCTTCCTATTTTGACGAAGAAGATGACATACCCCTCTATAAAAGACAAACTTACTCGTCCATTGAAGATAACGAAAAAACCATACCTTTTCGTTCTGAAACTAATTTTCATGATATTTTATATGAGCAATTACATACACATTCATTGACTGAAGACGAAATCCTTATAGGAGATTATGTTCTTGGAAGTATTGATGAAAATGGCTACCTTAAACGTGATAGCAAAAGCATAGCTATGGATTTGGCTTTTTATTACAATTTGCAAGTTACTCCTGAAGAAGTTGAAAAAATGATCTCTTTAATACAAACTTTTGATCCACCTGGTATCGGGGCAAGAGATTTACGAGAATGTTTACTTATTCAGCTTCGACGTAAGCCTCAGAAAACTCCTGCTATTAAATTGGCTATCGATATTATCCAAGATCACTTCGAGGATTTTACTAAAAAACATTACGAAAAGTTACAACATAAACTCAATGTTTCTGAAAATCAATTCAAAGAAGCTCTTGATGAGATTTTGAAATTAAACCCGAAACCCGGAAATTCAACGTCGGAAGGAAGAGCAAGTTATAGTATTTATCCTGATTTTACTATTATCACAGACGATGATGAAATTCAAGTAGTAGTTAATACTCGCAATCTTCCCGAGTTAAGTGTCAGCAAATATTACCAGCATCTTTACGAAGAATATAGCAAGAAAAAGAAGTCTGATCCTAAAACTCAAGAGCTAGTACAGTTTATCAAGCAAAAACTTGATTCAGCTAAGTGGTTTATTGATGCTCTCAAGCAAAGAAATGACACATTGCAAACAGTCATGGAAGCCATTGTGGATTTTCAACGTGAATATTTTCTTACCGGCGACGAAACAAAAATAAAACCGATGATTTTGAAGGATATTGCTGAAAAAACTAACATGGATATTTCTACGATATCTCGCGTAGCTAGTAGCAAATACGTGCAAACACCTTTCGGCACATTTCTATTGAAGAGTTTGTTCTCAGAGTCTCTCGAAAATGAGCAAGGCGAAGAAGTATCTACACGTGAGATTAAAAGTGTACTAAAGAAAATTATTGAAGAAGAAAACAAAAGAGATCCTTATACCGATGAAGAACTGGTGAAAATTTTAAAGGAAAAAGGCTACAATTTAGCTCGACGAACTGTAGCAAAATACAGAGAACAACTAGGAATCCCTGTAGCACGTCTGAGAAAAGAAATATAGTTTATGTCTCCTCAGCACTGGTTTTTTCGTGTCGTAACTATCATTACACATCCGGTTTTTGTAATTCTATGGATAGCTCTCACTCTCCTTTTTACCCCTTATTATTATAATGAACTTTTATCTTTAACTTTCACATTGATTTTACTCATTCCTGTGTTGGTGTTGGTAGTGCTTACTGTTATAGTGTCTTTCCTGGCTGTTCAATTAAAATGGGTAGAAGATATTTTGCACCCAAATGCAAGGCATTTTCTGTTAACTATTTATTTGCTACTCTTGTTTGTCGTTTATCTTAATTATCATCAAACCAATCTCCCTGCTTATTACACGGATTTTGTTCAGTTGGCGCTCATCTATACTTTGGGTAGCTGGATTGTGTTGTTTAAATGGAATCACAGTTTTCATGTATATGGATGGATAAGCGTCTTTTTTATTTTTCTTTATTACCAGCTTTTTTATAAAGTCTCTTTAATTTATCCTTTAATAGTAGCATCAGTTTTGACTGGATTGGTTGCAAGTTTGAGACTATGGCAAGAAGAACATATTCCTGTTGAAATCATGCGTTCACTGATATTGGCTACCATTGTTTTTATTGTAACATTTTTTCTTAAACATTTCAGTTTTTGGTTATGAAAAGCCACTTTATTCTTCTAGCTGTACTTCTGAAAGAAAGTTTTTTTTTCGCATGGCAGTCGCTTGTGCTTAACAAGCTTCGTTCTTTTCTGACTTTGTTGGGAGTTACCATTGGTATTTTTTCTATCATTGTTGTTTTTTCAGTTGTTGATTCAATAAGATATCAGATTGAATATAGTATTGAGTCACTTGGAACCAAGGTTCTTTACATTCAAAAGTGGCCATGGGTATTCTCACGAGATTTTCCGTGGTGGGAGTATATTAAAAGGCCTGAGCCTTCTTACAAAGAAATGATTTTCCTAAAGCAAAAAGCTACCACTTTAGAACGAATTTGTTTCTTTGTCAAAAGCGTTACTAAATTAGAAACATCGGAAGGAGATATCAATAATGTACCGGTTCTTGCTGTTTCCGATCATTTTTTTGAGATGCAAAATCTGGTTATAGATACTGGGCGTTTTTTATCAGAATCTGAACTCAACAATGGATTGGCAGTAGCTGTAGCAGGTAAGAAAGTAATGGAATTGTTTCCTCAGGGCAGGGGTGAATCCCAAGTTAAACTATTTGGTAGACCTATCAGGATTGTTGGCCAATTACTCAGCCAAGGTAACAATCCGATCGGGGGCAGTTACGATGACGTGTTGATCATTCCTTACCTTTTTTTTGAACAAACTGTGAATAAGGATTTTATCAAGAATTTAAGTGCGAATATTGCTTTTGAGGGCAAGAAGCATGTATCAAAGGATGAAATGATTGCAGAGGTGCGTACGTTATTACGCTCTTACCGCAAATTACCTCCTTCCATTGACGATAATTTTAGCATTAACGAGCCATCATATCTGATGGAAGGTATCTCTCAGATTTTTGGAATAGTTACACTAGCAGGATGGATCATTGGAGGATTTGCTTTATTGGTTGGTGGTTTTGGTATAGCTAATATCATGTTTGTATCAGTCTATGAGCGCATCAACCTTATAGGGATACAAATGGCGTTGGGTGCTACGCGTTCTTTCATTTTTACTCAGTTTTTGCTGGAATCTATTTTCCTTAGCCTTATTGGAGGAGTGGTAGGGTTATTGTTGGTCTTTTTTCTGTTGTTACTGGCATCATATGTGATCTCATTTTCTCTCATACTTTCAATAGGAAATATTATTTTAGGATTGGTTGTTTCGACGGTTTTAGGTGTAGCTTCAGGGGTGATTCCTGCATGGTATGCGTCTCGCATGGATCCTGCTGTGGCCATTCGACAAATATGAGCAAATGAGATGGTGTGAGTTTTTTATTTTTCTTCTTTTTTTCGTTGGCTGTGCAGTGGTGGAAAAGCCGAATGGGGGGCCAGCCGATATGACTCCACCTCAAATTATCCAAAAGTCATTACCTGATTCTTCGACAGAAGTTAAACCAGATGCCATTACATTTCTTTACGATGAATTTATCCGTCTTCAAAATCCTGAAAAACAAATTATTCTCAATCCCTATTCCGGCAAAATTCAATATAAACTTTCAGGAAAAAAATTAACTATTCTGTTACCAGATACTTTAAAATCAAATACTACTTACAGCATTTCCTTCATTCAAGCAGTAAAAGACATTACAGAAGGCAACGTTCTCCCTTTTTATCAACATGTGTTTTCTACAGGTAAGCATATTGATACATGCAAAATTAGAGTGAAAGTGATTGATGCTCAAACGGAGGAACCTCAAAAAAATACTTGGATTGGCCTCTATGATGATCTTTCAGATTTTGAAAAAACACCTCCTCGTTATCTTTTCCCAGTCTCTCATGATGGTGTGGGTACTCTTGGTTTTCTTCCACGAAAGAGATGGTATGTCACAGCTTTACAAGATGTTAATTTCAATTATATTTATGATAACAAGGACGAAAAAATTGCTTTTAAGTCTGAACCTTTATCTTTTCAGGACACTGGCAAATGCTTCATAGAAACAAATCTACGAATGTTTAAAGTTGAACCTGAAGAGCAATCTCTACTTAAGACACAGCCATATCATTTTCAGTCTGTTTTATGTTTGTTTAGAAAACCACTCAGCAATCCTCAAATACGTATGCTCAAACCTTCACCTGCTGAAGTTAAAACTATAACTATAAAAGACAGTTTATTCTTTTTTGTAAGAAACAAAGACGTGGATTCCCTTGTTGCTGTTATTCAGGATGGTCTATTTACTGATACTATATCAGTGGGATTAAAGTTAAAAATTCGCGGAAAAAATCCACTCAAAGATACTATTCTAGTCGTTAAACCAGTTTTATACGACAAAAAACTGCGTTATTCTGATACATTGACTTTGAAAACTAAAGTTCCTCTTTCTCACATACATCGAGAAAAAATATATTATTTCATTGAAAATGATAGTATACTCAAGGAATGCCCACCGTTTTTATTAGACACTACCGGGAGAAAATCATTCTTATTTTTCAACCCACAGCCTGGGAAAAAAATCACTTTAGTAGCACGTAAAGGGGCATTTGAGGATATTTGGGGATTTGTTTCAGATTCTACGACCGTGGAATTTCAGTGGTTGACTGAAGAACAATTAGGTTCACTCACCATTCTTTTTGTTGGTTTAGATACATCCATGCATTACGTGCTATTTTTAAAACAGCAAAATACTGAATTAGTTTTTCCTATTGTTGGTGATACGTTTAAAATAGAAAAAATGATACCTGGCTCATATCACATGAGGTTATTGATTGATAAAGATCGTAATGGAATTTGGACTAATGGAAGTTGGCCTCCACCACGAGAACCTGAAATTTTCATACCCTATGACGGCACCGTCGACATCCGAGGTAACTGGAATTTGCAGTTAACTTGGAAAGTATCTTCATTACGATAGTTGACAGCACTTTATGAAATTCTTAGCGTTTTTTTTATATGATTGAATAAATTTTCGAAATCGTTTCGAGTCGGATCATACCAGTAAATGATTAGGCCTTTTTTCTCCATACGTCGAAACCATGTTTCTTGTCTTTTAGCAAATTGGTGAATGGCTTTTTCAAGTTGGTTTTTCATCTCGTCGTATGTTATGAGTTTTTGCAAATATAAGGTAACATATTTGTATTCAAGTCCAAGAGATATGAGCCATTCAGGTGACAGACCTTTTTTGAGAAGTTGTCTGACTTCTTCGATCATACCCTCATCCTGCAAGCGTCGTTCGAGTCTTTGAGTAATACGCTGTCTGATAATTTGCCTATCCATTTTGATACCTATTACACAGAGGTGCTTTATTTGTATAGATAAAATGTCTTTTTGCAAGGCTGGAAAGTAGGCTATTTCAAGTTTTCTCATGAGTCGATGTCGGTTATGTTTGTCTTCTTCGCGAAGAGGAATGCCTAATATTTCAAGTTTATATACCATTTCTTCATTGGAAAGTCTTTTAAGTTCATCACGAAAGCTTTTCTGAGGTTGAACAGGATGAAAATGATAATCAAAAATAATAGCGTCAAGGTAAAGTCCTGTTCCACCACAAACAACAGGTAATTTTCCTCTTCTTTCTATTTCTAGAGCAGTCTGAATACAATCTCTCTTAAATTCGAAAACGTTGTAGGTATCACCAGGCTCGCGGATATCGATTAAATGATATGGTACAGGAGGAAATACCTGTTGATAAATTTCAAGATCTTTACCAGTGCCAACATCTAATCCTTTATAAACTTGCCGACTATCTGAGCTTATAATTTCTCCCTCAAGTTGATGGGCTAACTCGACTGCTAACTTCGTTTTCCCTGTGGCAGTAGCACCTAGTACTACCAGCATGCGAGATATTTCCACCATGATTTTTTCTTATTTTTTAAATCGTGCAATTTTGAGCGAACAAGTTTCATTTCTAAATGAAATAATCTTTTTTGAAATTCTTTGAGTTTTTCAATCGGTCCCTTCCAAAGAACATGGCTAAATTCTTCCAATCCCCATCTAGCAAGCATTTCAGAGGTGGCTATATCTTCGTTGTATTGAACACAACTATGCTTTTTTAGGAGTTTGAAAATTTTCAAAGCATTGAATTGGATGTGCAAAGCATGATGAATTTGTTGTGGAGTTCGATAATTAGAAAGAATCTTTCTAACATCAGTTAAATTTAAAAAGAGAGAAGTTAACATTTCAGTGCTAATGATGTGTGAATTGGCAATTGTATTGAATTCCTGGTAGATGTCTTTTATTTGATTAAATCCCTGTTGCCGAAATAGTGGATAGCGTAAACAAAGTTCGTCAAAAGAGTAGGAAAGAGCTTTTCCAGTGCCGAAAAGGACTCTATTAGAAATTCTGCCAGATGGATAGACAGTAGTTTCTGCATAAGGTAAAATGAAACCGACCTGCCTAACTTTTTGAAGGAAATAAAAGTCTTCACCTGAAGTTTTAAGAGGCATTCCTCTTACGGCTTTGTAAGATTTTACTTTTACAGCAAAAGCTGATCCAATCGGGACGTATGCATATGGACTACCAATTGAAAGAAGTTCAATAAAATAATTTCGCAAGTAAGTTTCATATCTGATGGTTGATCTTTGCACATCCTCGTTATCTTCCAACAGGTGAAAATAGGGGAAAGTAATACCTGCCACATGTGTAAAACGATCGAAAGCATTTCGAATAGCTTCAACATATATGGGTTCGACTATTGTGTCTGCATCAAGAGATACGATGATGTCTTCATCTTTTGCTAGCGAAGATATAGTATCCATGAGATATTTCCGGGCAATAGATGCACCCCACTTGTCAGTATCCCAACCTTTTCCGGGAGTGGTACAGTCTAGCACGTGAAGTTTAAACTCATAATAAGATTTATTTCTATGTAAAAAGGATAATAATCGAGCATTTGATTCACAAACATTTTTTTTGGTAGGATTTTCATTCCAACTATCAGGCTGGTTAACACATATCCAAACTTCAAAGTCTTTAGTAGTTTGCTGATTCAAGGCTTCCAATACTTTAGGAAGGTAGTATTCTTCATCGCAAGCTGGAATGGCTATATAAATGTGCCTAAACATTTCACCTATATGTAAGTGCTTTGGATGGGGAAATTCCTCTTATGATTTGCAAAGGTAGGATGAGACAGAGCAATACGACAAACATGATTAGCAAATTCACAAAAACAAAGTAATCCAGTTGCCAAATCATTGGGACATAATCTAGATAATACATTTCCTCGTTCAACGGAA
This genomic interval from Bacteroidales bacterium contains the following:
- a CDS encoding glycosyltransferase family 2 protein, whose product is MFRHIYIAIPACDEEYYLPKVLEALNQQTTKDFEVWICVNQPDSWNENPTKKNVCESNARLLSFLHRNKSYYEFKLHVLDCTTPGKGWDTDKWGASIARKYLMDTISSLAKDEDIIVSLDADTIVEPIYVEAIRNAFDRFTHVAGITFPYFHLLEDNEDVQRSTIRYETYLRNYFIELLSIGSPYAYVPIGSAFAVKVKSYKAVRGMPLKTSGEDFYFLQKVRQVGFILPYAETTVYPSGRISNRVLFGTGKALSYSFDELCLRYPLFRQQGFNQIKDIYQEFNTIANSHIISTEMLTSLFLNLTDVRKILSNYRTPQQIHHALHIQFNALKIFKLLKKHSCVQYNEDIATSEMLARWGLEEFSHVLWKGPIEKLKEFQKRLFHLEMKLVRSKLHDLKNKKKSWWKYLACW